TTATTTCGTCTAAATTTGCCATTTTTACTCTTTAAATTTGATACGGTAATTATAGTAAATTTTCGCAAATTTGGGACTTTTGCGTTGGAAATGATTTAGTAAATTTGGAGATTAAATTTGAGCAAGTTAAATTTAACCGCAAAGCGGCAAATTTAACTTGATAAAGCATAGAAGCGCGAGACACAGAGGCTCACAACCATTTTATTATTTGTTTATAAAATTTTTCTCTAGCCACTCGATAGCTTTTGCTTCGGTTTCAAAGCGTCCGCTTTTAGCGACTTGATTTTGCCCCTCGTAGAAGCGGATCCTGATACCGTCTTGGACGCTATCTACCTTTATTCTAGTGATCTTGTCTTTGTTTAGATAGACCCTATCGTTTAGTTTTACGTACATTTTTTCTCCCTTAAATTTGATGTGGTTTTATTTATTTTTATCGTTTGTCTCGTCTTTTTTCTCGCCGTCTTTTTTCAAAAACAACTCCTTAAAGCGCTTATCCGCAAAGTCCTCGATATCGTTTTGTAGCTGTCTATAGGCGTTTATGAGCTCATGCGCGCGTTCATTTAGCGTCGTGCCGGCGTTTTCGCCGCCGCCTTGTTTGGTGGTAAAGAGCTCCTCTTTTAGATTTTTTTGCAAAATTTGCAGATGATTCCAGCATTTTTTATAGTTCATGCCTAGGATTTCGGCGGCCTTTGAGATCGAGCCGACCTCGGCGATGACGTCCAGGACTTCGGTTTTGCCCTTACCGAATATCAGCTCGCCCTCGTCGTTTTCTATCCAAGTTTTGGTTTTTACTCTCATCTTTTTTCCTTTCTTCTCCTTAAAACACCCCAGCTGGCAGTATTTTACGTCGATTTTATAGTCTTTTAGCGTCGATCGGATCGTCTTTAGTCCCACGCCCGCAGCCGCGTCTCTAGCGTCTTTGCACAGTATCCTGTCCTTTTCGTCGGTCATCTGCTTTAGCTGCGTCATCACGGTGTATTTGCCGCGTCCG
This genomic interval from Campylobacter concisus contains the following:
- a CDS encoding winged helix-turn-helix domain-containing protein; translated protein: MSEQIRELIAKLLNPKGRLDCGAAFKIAAKLGVEVGLVSDEAEKMGVKIDNCELGQFGRLENGRGKYTVMTQLKQMTDEKDRILCKDARDAAAGVGLKTIRSTLKDYKIDVKYCQLGCFKEKKGKKMRVKTKTWIENDEGELIFGKGKTEVLDVIAEVGSISKAAEILGMNYKKCWNHLQILQKNLKEELFTTKQGGGENAGTTLNERAHELINAYRQLQNDIEDFADKRFKELFLKKDGEKKDETNDKNK